The Aquipuribacter hungaricus genome includes a window with the following:
- a CDS encoding M28 family peptidase codes for VVVPEGSEDIETTFEEFYTLLGEPYDDSEFSGRSDYQAFIESGIPSGGLFTGAEVVKTEEQQAIWGGIAGESFDQCYHQECDTIDNLDMHALEVNSDAVAYAVFTYAASTEAVNGVVGRRVPGRFLVPAPAGPEYTFAGPLGGDEHDHGHDHGPGVAE; via the coding sequence CGGTCGTCGTGCCGGAGGGCTCGGAGGACATCGAGACCACGTTCGAGGAGTTCTACACGCTGCTGGGCGAGCCGTACGACGACTCCGAGTTCAGCGGCCGCAGCGACTACCAGGCGTTCATCGAGAGCGGCATCCCCTCGGGCGGCCTCTTCACCGGTGCCGAGGTCGTCAAGACCGAGGAGCAGCAGGCCATCTGGGGCGGCATCGCGGGCGAGTCTTTCGACCAGTGCTACCACCAGGAGTGCGACACGATCGACAACCTCGACATGCACGCGCTCGAGGTCAACTCCGACGCCGTCGCGTACGCCGTCTTCACCTACGCCGCCTCCACCGAGGCCGTCAACGGTGTCGTCGGCCGCCGCGTGCCCGGGCGGTTCCTCGTCCCCGCCCCGGCCGGTCCCGAGTACACCTTCGCCGGCCCGCTGGGCGGCGACGAGCACGACCACGGCCACGACCACGGCCCGGGCGTCGCCGAGTGA
- a CDS encoding exodeoxyribonuclease III, with protein sequence MRLATWNVNSLRSRLERVVEWLVTADVDAVALQETKVADDKFPVMAFEAAGYEVAYHGLNQWNGVAVVSRVGLRDVQVGFPGVPPFGDPPVAEARAMGATVGPADGPGVRLWSLYVPNGRTVEDPHYAYKLRWLEALREAATGWAAAAPEQPLALVGDWNIAPTDEDVWDPSVFTGTHVTPAERAALAAFTDAGFADVVLPLTGPGVFSYWDYQQLAFPKKRGMRIDLVLGNEAFASRVTGARVDREQRKPKASTTGQGPSDHAPVVVELDL encoded by the coding sequence GTGCGGCTGGCCACGTGGAACGTCAACTCCCTCCGCTCGCGCCTGGAACGGGTGGTCGAGTGGCTCGTCACCGCGGACGTCGACGCGGTGGCCCTGCAGGAGACCAAGGTCGCCGACGACAAGTTCCCCGTCATGGCGTTCGAGGCCGCGGGGTACGAGGTCGCCTACCACGGCCTCAACCAGTGGAACGGCGTCGCGGTGGTCTCCCGCGTCGGCCTTCGCGACGTCCAGGTCGGTTTCCCCGGCGTGCCCCCCTTCGGCGACCCGCCCGTGGCCGAGGCCCGCGCGATGGGCGCGACGGTCGGTCCTGCCGACGGCCCCGGCGTGAGGCTGTGGAGCCTGTACGTCCCCAACGGGCGCACGGTCGAGGACCCCCACTACGCGTACAAGCTGCGCTGGCTCGAGGCGCTGCGCGAGGCCGCCACCGGCTGGGCCGCCGCGGCGCCGGAGCAGCCGCTCGCCCTGGTCGGCGACTGGAACATCGCCCCGACCGACGAGGACGTCTGGGACCCCTCGGTCTTCACCGGCACCCACGTCACCCCGGCCGAGCGGGCCGCCCTGGCCGCCTTCACCGACGCCGGCTTCGCCGACGTCGTGCTGCCCCTCACCGGGCCGGGCGTCTTCAGCTACTGGGACTACCAGCAGCTGGCGTTCCCCAAGAAGCGCGGCATGCGCATCGACCTGGTGCTGGGCAACGAGGCCTTCGCGAGCCGGGTCACCGGTGCCCGGGTCGACCGGGAGCAGCGCAAGCCCAAGGCCTCGACCACGGGGCAGGGTCCCAGCGACCACGCCCCGGTCGTCGTCGAGCTCGACCTCTAG